Within Candidatus Polarisedimenticolia bacterium, the genomic segment CCGTTCAGGGGGAGGCCGTCGATCAGGCCCGAGGACAGGCGCAGCTCGCCGGCGGTGCGGGCGGGGTCGACCAGCGGCGCCTCGGCACGGACGATCACGGACTCGGTCAGCTCCGAGCCGACCTCCAGATCGAGCGCCAGCGACTGCATCAGGCTGAGGGTGACGGTCCTCGGGGCGCTCGACAACGCATCTCCGAGACGGGCCGTGATCGTCCAGTCGCCGGGGGACAGCAGATCGAAGCGATACCGCCCCTGCTCATCCGCCGAGGCGGACCGCTCGGCCCCGGTCGATCCGGCGCGGGCCACGATCACCGCTCCCGGCGCCGGGCCGCCGTCGCGCGTGCGCACGACGCCCCGGATCGACGCGGTGGTCGACTGCGCGCGAGCCTGCGGGACGGAGAGGGCCAGGAGGCCAAGACACAGGAGCGCCGGCGCCGCGGAGCCGAGGGGAACTGTGCCGGGCGACCGCCTGGCTCCCCTCACTGGCCGTAAGCGCCCCAGGGCCCGGTGCCCCCCGTGCCCCGGGCCACCACCAGGAAGAAGCCCGCCTGCGGATCGCCGCTCCAGCAGGTTTCGGTCCCCGTGTCGGCGAGCGTCGAGAACCCGGAGGCCGCGACCGGCGACCCGGCGCCCAGCACCCGGTACCCGACGAGACAGGGATCGGATGCCGCGGCCCAGCAGATGCGGATGCCCGGTGCGGCATGCTCGACCGTGAGGCCGGTCACCTCGACCGCCGGGATGCAGCTCCCGCCAGTCGTGGTCGCCTGCACCTCGACGGGGTAGACGAAGGCCGGATCGCCGCTGACCTGCGTCGGGTACAGCAGGCTTTCATACGACGTGATCACGGACGTCGAGGGATCCGTGAACGTGGAGAGCGACGTCACGGTGACGTAGTACCTGGTCCCCGGCGTGAGCCCCGAGATCGTCGCGCCGGTGCCGGCGAAGGCGACCTGCGCGGGGTGGCTCGACGAATTGAATGGATAGGGCGTCCCGCCACCGGAAGCGGTCCCCCAGTAAACCTTGTAGCCGGAGATGCGGTGCGTGTCGCGCCCGGGATCCCAGGTCAGGGACACCGTGGTGTCGGTCGATCCGGTGACCGTGATGGCGAGCGGGGGGAACAGGCCGAACTTGATGTCGGTCTCGGCCAGGGTGGTGAACGACGTCCCGTCGGTCACGTTCTGGGCGGACATCAGCCGGGTCACGGTCCCGATGGCGGGGACCTGCCACAGGTAGACGAAGGTGCGCACCTCGTCCGCCTTGAACAGGGAGGAGCATCCGGAGGCGATGTAGACGCAGAAATCGGCGACGGTCTTGACCAGGAGCGCGTTGAACGTGTGACCCGAAGGCAGGGTCACGACTCCTCCCTTGAGGATCTGCCCGGACTGCGTGCCGGTGTGCTGGCCGCTCGTCCCGGCGCACGCCTTGGTCCAGATCTTCGGAACGATTCCGCCGGAGCCGCACACGGAGTTGAAGATGTTCTGCTCGCAGTTGAAGGGGCCGCCGACCCACGCCGGGTCCCCCGGCTGCATGTAGAAGCCGAGCGCGTCCTGGTTCGGGAAGCGCCAGATCGGCACCGGCGTCCGCGTCACCCCGTCGTCGTTGGTGTAGCAGAACCGGCTCTCCCCCGTGCCGAGGCCGCCGCTCACCCCCTCGTTCTGCGCCCCGCCGCGCAGCCAGACAACGACGTCGGAAGCCCGCTGCTCGCGCTCGGTGACGGCGTTGGTCTTCTTGAGGTCGGCCGGCGTCTCGAAGTTCTTGTCCTCGCGGCTGAGGATGCGGTTGGGGTGCGTCCCGCCGGGGTTGTAGCCGCACTGCTCGATGTTGCACGTTTCGCCGGGGGTCAGGGTCACGCCGGTCGAGGCGTTCTCGGCGGCCCCGGTCGTGAGGCCGGAGAAGTCCCACGAGTTCGCGGCGATCAGATCCCCCATGGTGGCGTACCCTTGCGGGGTAAGGGAGGCGACCGTCGTCCCGGCCCCGCGGTCCCAGCCATAGGCGATGCCACTGAACGGAGGGGTGTCGAGCTCGTCGACGTACATCTTGAGCGTGGCCGCGCCGGCCAGGACCTGGTCGAGGACGTAGGCCTCGGTGATCCCACCCGCGCCGCCTGTGGCGTCCGCGCTGCCGCGGCGCGAGACCAGGGCGACGACGCCGGCGCGAGGATCGACCCAGCGATGGATCACGCGCCACGGGGCGGAGCCGCCGAGAACGCCCCCTTCCCCGGGCGCCTCGCTATAGACGAGCGCCCGCTGCAGGACCACTTCGCGCGGCCCCGAGGGCAGGTGGAGCCAGCCGATGCCGATCGTCTCGACCTCGGCGCGCAGGCGCACGGCGCGGCCGTCCGCCTCGTCCTCGAAATCGAGCGCGGCGCGGCCTCCCATTCTCATGAGATCCGGGAACCGATCGGGCAGGCTCCACGCCCTGGCGCCCTCCCCGGAGTAGAGGTGATTGCGGCGACCCTGTTCGATCTCGTCCGCGAGGGAGACCCCGTCCCCGGAGTCGGCGAGCGATCGCGTGAAGCTCTCTCCAAGCCGCAGGCCGGTCAGGTCCCAGCGGGTCTTCCCCGCCGGGGACAGGAGATCGTGGGGGAAGGGGGCGGAGAGATCGACCGCCCGGAATCGGACCACTCGCACGGGAGCGGGTTCCGTCGAGGAGACAACCGCGACGACGGCCCCGGCGAGGGCCGTGAAGGCCAGAGCGCCCAGCTTGACTCTATGCATAGAAGCCTCCCTTGTATCGCAGCCCGGTCTATTTCGCAAGAAGTGCCTTCTCCGACTCCTCCACCCACTCCGGCGCGTCGCGATCGCCGCTCGAGGCCCGGTCGCGCGACAGGGCCAGGGCGCGCCGATAGGCGTCGCGGCTCCCGGCGACGTCTCCGTGGGCCGCGAGGGCTTCGGCGATCGCCAGGAGATTGGGCGGGTAGTCCGGCCTCAGGGCCAGTGCCAGGCGGGCGTGCCGGAGGCCGAGGTCGGGATCCCCCGGTCCGGTCGGCCAGCTGGGGGCCCTCAGGTAGAGGAGAGCCAGGGCCCGGTCGGGGCCGGCCTCGTCGAGCTCCGGCCGGGCGTCGCGGGCTCGCCGGAACACCTCCTCGATCCTGGGGAGCGCGGACATGGCGGTCGCGGGCCGTTCGCGGGCCTGCACGCCGAGCGCCGCCCCCAGCCAGTAGTCGCAGGCCGGGTCGCCGGGCGCCCTCCGCCCGCACCACTGCGCCGCCTCCACAGCCGCCCGGGCCGCCTCCTCGCGCGCGGCCGGATCGGTCTCGTGGTCGGTCAGCCAGATTTCCGCCCGCGCGGCGCCGAGCAGGCTTTCGATCCGGGCCCCGTCCACGACGGCGGCACGCAGGTAGGTCCGCGCCGCCAGGCGGACTTTCTCGATGGCGGCCGCATCCGGACCGCGCTCCGCGAACAGGGCGCCGGCCTGCGCGAGGAGGGCGTCGATCCCGGCCGGCGAGGATCCGTCGTCGGGCGGCGCGCCGCCTCCGCCGATCTCGGGGATCGGCCTCGGCTCCTTGAGAGCGGAGACGCAACCGATTGGGGCCAGCCCGCAGGCTAGGACGATCATCCACGCCAGGGCCGGCGCGCCGGAGCTCCCGGGCTTCATGGTCGCCGATTCCCGGGCGTCGCCGGGCATCACGGCCGCGGCTTCCCGGGTGGGGCCGGACGCGCCGCCGCGCAGGCCTTGCGGGCGGCGTCGAGGGCGGCCTTGTCGACCGGCTCGAAGCGGGTCATCCGCAGGCCGGCAAGCGTCCCGGCCCAGTCGCTCCGGGTGTGAAGCTTCTGGAGCCCGCCGATGAGGGCGTCGAGGTCCGCCCCCTTGAGGCGCGCGCCGACGGCGCACAGGACGGTCCCTGGCAGGGCGGTAGAACGGGCGACGATCTCGAGGTCGGCGCCGAATGGGAGGGAGGCCAGCGCGGTGGCCTGCGCGGCGTCGACGACGACGGCGACCGGCTCGCCCGCCGCGGCGCGGCGCAGCGCCGCCAGGGGGCTCGGCGTGAAGGTGACGCGCGCGGTCTGCGGCGGCGATCCGAAGCCGCCGAGGACAGCGCCGAGCACGAACTCCGGGGAGTAGCCGGCGACCCCGGTGATCTCGAATCCGTCGAGCGCCGCGGCCGACGTCACGCGGCCGCGCTTCGCGACCAGGCTCCAGGTCTCAGTAGCCCCTGCGCCCTGCACGACCTGAAGTCTCGGCACCAGGCGGAGGGCGACCTCATGCTGCAGGAAGAACGGCAGCGACACCAGCGCCAGGACCGCATCCGGCTCCTCCAGGCGCTTCAGTCCCGAGGCCGCGGACTCGTGGTAGAGCGCGCGGATGCGGCCGGCGGGCCAGCCGGCGGCGGCACAGGCGTCCCTGGCGAAGGCGTCCATCGTCGGCTGGGCGGCGGCGGTCGTTCCAGGGTAGCCGGGAGCGCAGACGACGATGGTCTTTGGCACAGGAGCTGCGGGCGCCGAGGCGGCGCCCAGGGACAGCGCGCACGCGGCGAGGAGCGCCACCGGCGCGGCGACGGAGCGGCGGGGCGGAACGGACACTGCCGCCTGAAGCCGAGAGAGGATCGGGCGCAGCACGCTTGGAGGCCTCCGTCCGGGCAGAAGAGGATACCCTATTAATATGATGCGACCAGCCGGCGCGGCCGCGATGCTCGCGCTCCTGGCGATGGCGGCGCCCGTTCGTCAGGCGGCTTCGCAGGAGGTCGTCCCGCTGCCGCCGCTCGCCGAGGCCGCGCCCCCCGGCATGGTGCGGAGGCAGGTCGGCCTGTGCACCCTCGAAGGGCCGGCGGATCTGCTTCCCCTCCTGGATCGGCTGGCGGACCAGGCGGAGGCGGGCTTGCAGCGGGTGGAGGCGGAGCTGGGCACGGGGGCCGCGGCGCCGTATCGGATCGTCCTGATCCCGCGCGTCCTGCCGACGGCGGGAGCCCCGTCCGGTCCCCGATCCTCCACGGTCCCCGGGTCGTCGGCCGCCGCGCGCCTCCGCGAGCTCGATCGGCTGGCGCCCGAATGGGCCTCCGGGTTCCTCCTGCCGTCCCGCCGCCTCGGCGCGATCCGCCTGGCCGAGGCCGATCGCTACCCGCACGCCGACCTGGGGTCGGTCCTGGCGCACGAGGCGACCCACATGATTCTGTTCGATGCCGCGGGGAACAATCTGCCGCGCTGGTTCGGCGAGGGGGTCGCGACCGGCATCGAGCGATCCTGGGGGATGCGCGACGTCCTGGTCTTCTCGTCGTCCCTTCTGACCGGCCGGCTCCCGCCCCTGGCGGAGCTGGACGCCGCCTTCGACGCGTCGGACGACCGGGCGCGCGCCGCCTACGCGGCGTCGTTCGACTTCATGCTCTTCACGGTGAAGCGCTACGGCGACGGTGTGGTCCGGGAGATCGTCCGCGAGGCCGCCTCCCGGCCGTTTCCGGAGGCGTGGCGGGCGGCGACCGGCGTGAGCCTGGAGCGCTCCGAAACCGAATGGCGCAGGGGGAGCCTGTTCCTCTACCGCTGGATCCCGGCGCTCACCGGCACGACGGCGCTCTGGTCGGGGATCACGCTCCTGGCCCTGTTCGCGGGGGCGCACCGGCGCGCCCGCTCGCGGGCGATCCTGGAGCGCTGGGAGGCCGAGGAGCGTCCCCCGGTTCCGCCGGACGACGACGAAGTCGTCCACTGACTTGATGTCGTGCATCAGGGGTACACGGTGGCAGGATTGAAGCGCGCCAGCCGCTACTTCGAGGTCCGCC encodes:
- a CDS encoding fibronectin type III domain-containing protein, producing the protein MHRVKLGALAFTALAGAVVAVVSSTEPAPVRVVRFRAVDLSAPFPHDLLSPAGKTRWDLTGLRLGESFTRSLADSGDGVSLADEIEQGRRNHLYSGEGARAWSLPDRFPDLMRMGGRAALDFEDEADGRAVRLRAEVETIGIGWLHLPSGPREVVLQRALVYSEAPGEGGVLGGSAPWRVIHRWVDPRAGVVALVSRRGSADATGGAGGITEAYVLDQVLAGAATLKMYVDELDTPPFSGIAYGWDRGAGTTVASLTPQGYATMGDLIAANSWDFSGLTTGAAENASTGVTLTPGETCNIEQCGYNPGGTHPNRILSREDKNFETPADLKKTNAVTEREQRASDVVVWLRGGAQNEGVSGGLGTGESRFCYTNDDGVTRTPVPIWRFPNQDALGFYMQPGDPAWVGGPFNCEQNIFNSVCGSGGIVPKIWTKACAGTSGQHTGTQSGQILKGGVVTLPSGHTFNALLVKTVADFCVYIASGCSSLFKADEVRTFVYLWQVPAIGTVTRLMSAQNVTDGTSFTTLAETDIKFGLFPPLAITVTGSTDTTVSLTWDPGRDTHRISGYKVYWGTASGGGTPYPFNSSSHPAQVAFAGTGATISGLTPGTRYYVTVTSLSTFTDPSTSVITSYESLLYPTQVSGDPAFVYPVEVQATTTGGSCIPAVEVTGLTVEHAAPGIRICWAAASDPCLVGYRVLGAGSPVAASGFSTLADTGTETCWSGDPQAGFFLVVARGTGGTGPWGAYGQ